In Geobacter sp., a single window of DNA contains:
- a CDS encoding DUF116 domain-containing protein: protein MGFTCILLIGIIYLLWWVPTKGLANFHPDLPRIVGLIFGTLSLLAVLGTALLVLTTALGKDILFTRFMRLVVIKFLLPVIETIGKLFGIPKDTIRQSFVAMNNSLVSSQRLLVPADRILILLPHCLQLFDCEIKVTGDINKCVRCGRCDIKGLADIAQKYRVDISVATGGTLARKVIIEKRPKLVVAVACERDLTSGIKDCYPLPVIGILNDRPYGPCFNTRVDVEKIDAAIASVLVGH from the coding sequence ATGGGATTTACCTGCATCCTCCTGATCGGGATCATCTACCTGCTCTGGTGGGTTCCCACCAAGGGTCTGGCGAATTTCCACCCCGATCTCCCCCGCATCGTCGGCCTGATCTTCGGTACCCTCTCGCTCCTGGCCGTGCTGGGGACCGCCCTCCTGGTCCTGACCACGGCCCTGGGCAAGGATATCCTCTTCACCCGCTTCATGCGGCTGGTGGTGATCAAGTTCCTCCTGCCAGTGATCGAGACCATAGGGAAGCTGTTCGGCATCCCCAAGGACACCATCAGGCAGTCGTTCGTCGCCATGAACAACAGCCTGGTCTCCTCCCAGCGGCTGCTGGTGCCGGCCGACCGGATACTGATCCTCCTGCCCCACTGCCTGCAGCTCTTCGACTGCGAGATCAAGGTCACCGGCGACATCAACAAGTGCGTCCGCTGCGGCCGCTGCGACATCAAGGGGCTGGCGGATATCGCCCAGAAATACCGGGTCGACATCTCCGTGGCAACCGGCGGCACCCTGGCCCGCAAGGTGATCATCGAAAAGCGGCCAAAGCTGGTGGTGGCCGTGGCCTGCGAGCGTGACCTCACCTCCGGGATCAAGGACTGCTACCCGCTGCCGGTCATCGGCATCCTCAACGACCGCCCCTACGGCCCCTGCTTCAATACCAGGGTCGACGTGGAAAAGATCGATGCCGCCATCGCCTCGGTGCTGGTCGGCCATTAG
- a CDS encoding methionyl-tRNA formyltransferase → MTGLRIVFMGTPEFACPTLQTLIDRGERVVGVVTQPDRPKGRGQQTLPPPVKVLAEKHGIPVFQPVKVRLPEAVEQVRAFAPDLIVVIAFGQILPKSLLEVPRLGCINVHASLLPRYRGAAPINWCIVNGESETGITTMQMDVGLDTGDMLLKKVTPIDPDEDAQSLHDRLSLLGAEALAETLDLLVAGRLVPEKQDDSQTCYASMLKKEDGLIAWDRDAAAIRNQVRGMAPWPGAYTHLEGKVLKIWRARTGKGSGTPGTIIRADRTGLEVACEAGSLLIEELQLEGKKRLGAADFLSGVRLAPGTILGERDENR, encoded by the coding sequence ATGACCGGCCTGCGCATCGTCTTCATGGGAACCCCCGAATTCGCCTGCCCGACCCTGCAGACCCTCATCGACCGGGGCGAGCGGGTCGTCGGCGTGGTGACCCAGCCCGACCGCCCCAAGGGACGGGGCCAGCAGACCCTCCCCCCGCCGGTGAAGGTCCTGGCGGAGAAGCACGGTATCCCGGTCTTCCAGCCGGTCAAGGTGCGGCTCCCCGAGGCGGTGGAACAGGTCCGCGCCTTTGCCCCCGACCTGATCGTGGTGATCGCCTTCGGCCAGATCCTCCCCAAGAGCCTGCTGGAGGTGCCGCGCCTGGGCTGCATCAACGTGCACGCCTCGCTGCTCCCCCGCTATCGTGGCGCCGCTCCCATCAACTGGTGCATCGTCAACGGTGAGAGCGAGACCGGCATCACCACCATGCAGATGGATGTGGGGCTCGATACCGGCGACATGCTGCTGAAAAAGGTAACCCCCATCGACCCGGACGAAGACGCCCAGTCGCTCCACGACCGGCTCTCCCTCCTCGGGGCCGAGGCCCTGGCCGAGACCCTTGACCTGCTGGTGGCAGGCCGCCTGGTGCCGGAGAAACAGGACGACAGCCAGACCTGCTACGCCTCCATGCTGAAGAAGGAGGACGGGCTCATCGCCTGGGACCGCGATGCGGCCGCGATCCGCAACCAGGTGCGCGGCATGGCCCCCTGGCCCGGCGCCTACACCCATCTCGAAGGGAAGGTCCTGAAGATCTGGCGCGCCCGGACCGGTAAAGGGAGCGGAACGCCCGGCACCATCATCCGCGCGGACCGCACCGGTCTTGAAGTCGCCTGCGAAGCGGGCAGCCTGCTGATCGAAGAGCTCCAGCTCGAAGGGAAGAAGCGCCTCGGTGCGGCAGACTTCCTCTCCGGTGTCCGGCTGGCCCCCGGCACGATCCTCGGCGAAAGGGACGAAAACCGTTGA
- the def gene encoding peptide deformylase, translated as MVRTILTYPDPELKKKSQPVTVINDKVRELVRDMAETMYAAPGVGLAAPQIGVHQRVIVIDVAGKDEPPELIVAINPVIVYADGEAYEEEGCLSVPRYAANVRRHARVIVKGLNLEGEEVTWKADELLAIAFQHEIDHLDGILFIDHISPLKREIFKKRYRRQMEDPQERP; from the coding sequence ATGGTACGAACAATACTCACCTATCCCGATCCGGAGCTGAAGAAGAAATCGCAGCCGGTGACCGTTATCAACGATAAAGTACGCGAACTCGTCCGGGACATGGCAGAGACCATGTACGCCGCGCCGGGCGTCGGCCTGGCCGCACCCCAGATCGGCGTGCACCAGCGGGTGATCGTCATCGACGTGGCCGGCAAGGACGAGCCGCCCGAACTGATCGTCGCCATCAACCCGGTCATTGTCTATGCCGACGGAGAGGCCTACGAGGAAGAGGGGTGCCTCTCGGTCCCCCGCTATGCCGCCAATGTCCGCCGCCACGCCCGGGTGATCGTCAAGGGGCTCAACCTGGAGGGAGAAGAGGTTACCTGGAAGGCGGACGAGCTCCTGGCCATCGCTTTCCAGCACGAGATCGACCACCTGGACGGCATCCTCTTCATCGATCACATCTCCCCCCTCAAGCGGGAAATCTTCAAGAAACGCTACCGCCGCCAGATGGAAGACCCGCAGGAGCGCCCCTGA
- a CDS encoding TetR family transcriptional regulator, whose product MTEEQSAGTQGNTLARQRLLESALRLFTAKGYATTTVREIVAAAGVSKPVLYYYFGSKEGIYLELMQEPLSRFEAMLMEMFQETGKARDRVITLLDRIFQLVLTEVGVTRLMYAMYFGPPQGAPYFDFEAYHEKIVENVRFLVVQGIADGEFRPGNPDDMAWALIGAFTVAMEEQLCDRPPRLDRQGLLRILDLIMAGFEPQRNKETGRC is encoded by the coding sequence ATGACAGAAGAGCAGTCAGCAGGAACCCAGGGGAATACCCTGGCCCGTCAGCGTTTGCTGGAGTCGGCTCTCCGGCTCTTTACCGCAAAGGGGTATGCCACCACCACGGTCAGGGAGATCGTTGCCGCGGCCGGGGTGAGCAAGCCGGTCCTCTATTACTACTTCGGCAGCAAGGAGGGGATCTACCTGGAGCTGATGCAGGAGCCCCTTTCGCGGTTCGAGGCCATGCTGATGGAGATGTTCCAGGAAACGGGGAAGGCCCGCGACCGGGTCATCACCCTGCTGGACCGGATCTTTCAACTGGTGCTGACGGAGGTCGGCGTTACCCGGCTCATGTACGCCATGTATTTCGGCCCTCCCCAGGGGGCGCCCTATTTCGACTTTGAGGCGTACCACGAAAAGATTGTGGAGAACGTGCGGTTCCTGGTGGTGCAAGGGATTGCCGACGGGGAGTTCCGGCCCGGCAATCCGGACGACATGGCGTGGGCGCTGATCGGCGCCTTTACCGTGGCCATGGAAGAGCAGTTGTGCGACCGGCCGCCGCGGCTCGACCGGCAGGGGCTGCTCAGGATACTCGACCTGATCATGGCGGGATTCGAGCCGCAGCGGAACAAGGAGACGGGAAGATGCTGA
- a CDS encoding efflux RND transporter periplasmic adaptor subunit codes for MLRKWGVFSLAMVLLAGIWGCGKSGEAKVKTDAAAVKPPVAVEVARAAPQRLVEGIEVTGNLEPKFKADVKTQIPGLISQVYVTEWVRVRRGQPLVRIDVAESEALVKRSEAAIESARAGLAQAQVVASRAERELARALKLKESGLATQQAVDDARTESDAARAKIEAARAQIRVAEEEMRQARARRAKGLVTAPMDGVVAQRSVNVGDLASDAAAASPIFRIVDNRLLNLTVTVSSADSARVKVGQPLEFTVDALPGTTFSGRVMYVNPSLNQADRSLQVIAEVKNVPETLKGGLFAQGRIITGERREVVQVPRQALAGWDTMAKKASLFVVENGVGKSRSVATGLVNGDLVEIAGGLKAGETYVLRGGFNLKDGDRVAVAGPAAGGK; via the coding sequence ATGCTGAGGAAATGGGGAGTTTTCTCGCTGGCGATGGTGCTTTTGGCCGGGATCTGGGGGTGTGGCAAAAGCGGCGAGGCAAAGGTGAAGACGGACGCGGCCGCCGTCAAGCCGCCGGTCGCGGTGGAGGTCGCCCGGGCTGCCCCGCAACGGCTCGTCGAGGGGATCGAGGTGACCGGCAACCTGGAACCGAAGTTCAAGGCCGATGTGAAGACGCAGATTCCGGGGCTGATCAGTCAGGTCTACGTTACCGAGTGGGTCCGGGTCAGGCGGGGGCAGCCGTTGGTGCGGATCGACGTTGCCGAGAGTGAAGCCTTGGTGAAACGCTCCGAAGCGGCAATCGAGTCGGCCAGGGCCGGGCTTGCCCAGGCCCAGGTTGTGGCGAGCCGCGCTGAACGGGAGCTGGCAAGGGCGCTCAAGCTGAAGGAGTCGGGGCTTGCCACCCAGCAGGCAGTGGACGATGCCCGCACCGAGTCGGATGCCGCCAGGGCAAAGATCGAAGCGGCCCGTGCCCAGATCAGGGTTGCCGAAGAGGAGATGCGCCAGGCCCGTGCCCGTCGGGCCAAGGGGCTGGTGACCGCTCCCATGGATGGCGTCGTGGCGCAGCGTAGCGTCAACGTCGGCGACCTGGCCAGCGATGCGGCGGCAGCCAGCCCGATCTTCAGGATCGTCGACAACCGCCTGCTCAACCTGACCGTGACCGTTTCGTCGGCTGACTCGGCCAGGGTCAAGGTCGGGCAGCCGCTGGAGTTCACGGTCGACGCCCTGCCCGGCACCACGTTCAGCGGCAGGGTCATGTACGTGAACCCGTCGCTCAACCAGGCGGATCGCTCGCTCCAGGTGATCGCCGAGGTGAAGAACGTTCCCGAGACGCTGAAAGGGGGGCTGTTCGCCCAGGGGCGGATCATCACCGGCGAGCGCCGGGAGGTGGTGCAGGTTCCGCGGCAGGCGCTTGCCGGCTGGGACACCATGGCGAAGAAGGCCTCGCTCTTTGTCGTTGAAAACGGGGTGGGGAAAAGCAGGTCCGTTGCCACCGGTCTGGTGAACGGCGACCTGGTGGAGATCGCCGGCGGACTCAAGGCAGGCGAGACCTATGTGCTGCGGGGGGGCTTCAACCTGAAGGACGGCGACCGGGTGGCCGTGGCCGGGCCTGCAGCGGGCGGGAAGTGA
- a CDS encoding EamA-like transporter family protein, protein MSNLMLMVLMFCGGLAVAVQPSINGRLAQKVGTFESSFISFAVGTLALLAVVLIAGKGSLRGIGAASWWELTGGFMGAFFVTMTIVAVPRIGTAAAMASVIAAQLTTGLLLDHYGLFGFRQIPMDGKRAFGVVLLMAGAALVYRR, encoded by the coding sequence ATGAGCAACCTGATGCTCATGGTGCTGATGTTCTGCGGTGGCCTGGCCGTTGCGGTGCAGCCTTCGATCAATGGCAGGCTGGCGCAGAAGGTCGGGACCTTCGAGAGTTCGTTCATCTCTTTTGCCGTTGGTACCCTGGCGCTTCTGGCAGTGGTGCTGATCGCCGGCAAGGGGTCGCTGCGAGGGATCGGCGCGGCTTCCTGGTGGGAGCTGACCGGCGGGTTCATGGGGGCGTTTTTCGTGACCATGACCATTGTTGCGGTCCCCCGGATCGGCACTGCCGCGGCCATGGCCTCGGTGATCGCCGCCCAGCTCACTACCGGGCTCCTGCTGGACCACTACGGCCTGTTCGGCTTCCGGCAGATCCCGATGGACGGCAAGCGGGCCTTCGGCGTGGTCCTGCTCATGGCCGGCGCCGCACTGGTCTATCGCCGCTAG